GAGACCTTCCAGGTCAAGTTTTTCATTCACAGTATTTCCCCCTTCTCTAAAACCAGTCCATGGTCTGTTATATGATACTCTGCTGTTCCCAGTAAACCATCTGAAGATCTGAAAGTTAAATAACTCCCGTCAAGCATAATAACATTATCTACAATTGATTTAAGTATTTTTTCAGTGTTTTCATCTGTTACTCCTTCAGTATAGGATATTAAGACTGTAGAACCTGCTTCATATAGTCTGCGGATGTATGTTTTTAAAAACCTGATGACCATTGGTTCAGGGTTAAAAGCAAAAGGAGTGGTAAGTGAATCAAAAACTGAACGGAAGTTGTTGGATTTTTTGTAAACAAAACGAGTGCCTAAACCTACTTTAACCATCAGATCAGTGGGGTCATTGATTTTAGATAAAGTATATGTATTGCTGCTTTCAGCAGGAGATCCTGAAAGTGATGATATTGAATCAATTACATACAAAAGTTCTTTTTCCATCGGACTTTGCAGAAACCATCCGAAATCCATCATACTTTGTTGTAATTGTTTCATTCCCTCATCAGCAGTGATGTACAGGCAGGGCTCCTCAATGCTCAGCCCATGATATGCAAATTGATAACAAAAAATTGATTTACCCACTTTAGGTGGGCCATAGATTAATGTACTGGAGTTACGAGGGAAACCTCCAAGATCGTAGTCTCTTGAAGACCTTAACAACTCATCTAATCCTGGTATGCCTGAT
This Methanobacteriaceae archaeon DNA region includes the following protein-coding sequences:
- a CDS encoding recombinase RecA, which produces MNDVESGIPGLDELLRSSRDYDLGGFPRNSSTLIYGPPKVGKSIFCYQFAYHGLSIEEPCLYITADEGMKQLQQSMMDFGWFLQSPMEKELLYVIDSISSLSGSPAESSNTYTLSKINDPTDLMVKVGLGTRFVYKKSNNFRSVFDSLTTPFAFNPEPMVIRFLKTYIRRLYEAGSTVLISYTEGVTDENTEKILKSIVDNVIMLDGSYLTFRSSDGLLGTAEYHITDHGLVLEKGEIL